Genomic DNA from Streptomyces sp. AM 2-1-1:
CCCCCGCGCGGCGGCCGGAGACGGTCCGCTCCCGATGGCCTGGTCAGGGAGCGAGCATGAGCATGGGGTGCTGTTCCAGCAGCGCCTCGGAGACGGCGAAGCCGCCGGTGAGGCTCAGCGCGTGCGGTTCCAGCTCCGCGAGGACATGGTCGACGGCGTCGGGGAGTTCCTCGACCTGCGCGGCCGTCAACCGCCCGCGGGCCAGGAGGTCCCCACTGTGCGCGGCGAGGTGGCGGAGGGCGAACAGCCCGTGCAGTGCGCGCAGGAGGTCGCCGGACGGGCCGGGGGGAGCCTGCCCGGCGGCGGTCAGCAGGGCTTCCCCGGCGAGGCGGTGGACGTGCGCGTCAGCGAGCGCCACGGCCGGGGTGACCGTCGCGTTCCAGCGGGCCAGGGGGGAGGCGGCCCGTCGGCGAAGACGTTCCTTCGCCCGGGAGTGCGCAATGCGCTCGACGTCGGCCATGAGGTCCTGGAGGTACTGGGGATCGGCGAGGTCGCGGTCCTCGGGCGCGGTCTCGCTCTCCGGCTTCAGCTCGACACCGCCGAGCAGCATCTCGCCCCCGGCCTTCTCCATGATGACGCGGTTGTCCCCCTCGGCCGTGATCGCACCTTCGATCGACGCGAGCTGCATCGCTATGCCGTTGACCAGGGCCAGCCCCTGGGCGCCGCAGCGCTCCCGGCACTCGGTCATCACCTCGCGGGCCCGCCAGGTGATCCAGGCCTTGCTGATCGCCGTCAGCCGCTCGTACGCCTCCCGGTCATCACCGGCCGTGAGACCCCACTGCTGGACGACCGAGCGCTGGAGCAACGTGGCGGCGTAGGTCGTCGCCACGGCGTCGAGCAGGGAGGCGTGATGGCCCCGGTGGGCGATCAGCGGTACCCGCTGACCGTTGGTCATACCCGACGTGATCCGGGTGTGGGCATAGCGCATGGACACGTCGACGGCGTGGCGCATGACTCCCAGGCTGTGGGCGGTCATGCAGAGCTTGCCCATGGTGACGCGGCCGATGGACTGGAGGAAGCGCCGGCGGGGGCTTCCGAGGGAGCTGGTGAACACCCCGTCGGTGGTGAGTCGGCCGTGATCGCCCTGGAGGAGGGCATCGAACGGAAGGCGGACGTCGCGGAACGTCGTGGCGCAGTGGTCGACGGGGCTGCTTGCCGTCTGGGGCAGCGCACGCACCTCGACACCCGGCAGGGGACGGCCGGTGGAGTCGCTCAGCGGGGTCAGGAACAGGAAGACGCCGTGGTCGGATCCGTCGATGATCAGGCGCGCGGCCACGACGGCGCTCTTGGCGCCCCCGGCCGC
This window encodes:
- a CDS encoding acyl-CoA dehydrogenase — encoded protein: MTDSQIPDTAVISSQLAEVLFSGGLKTTHERWRSLFSSDTFHFQEGLTHRERIELSYRRLRLVNDAVRDPQGLADDPVELTAIHEWAGVVDPGMATIVAIHYNLFLGSLADHDPTGRDLSEYVDADRIGTFLCTEVAHGNDAVHMETTATFDRASKGFVLTTPTPAAAKFMPNTSAAGGAKSAVVAARLIIDGSDHGVFLFLTPLSDSTGRPLPGVEVRALPQTASSPVDHCATTFRDVRLPFDALLQGDHGRLTTDGVFTSSLGSPRRRFLQSIGRVTMGKLCMTAHSLGVMRHAVDVSMRYAHTRITSGMTNGQRVPLIAHRGHHASLLDAVATTYAATLLQRSVVQQWGLTAGDDREAYERLTAISKAWITWRAREVMTECRERCGAQGLALVNGIAMQLASIEGAITAEGDNRVIMEKAGGEMLLGGVELKPESETAPEDRDLADPQYLQDLMADVERIAHSRAKERLRRRAASPLARWNATVTPAVALADAHVHRLAGEALLTAAGQAPPGPSGDLLRALHGLFALRHLAAHSGDLLARGRLTAAQVEELPDAVDHVLAELEPHALSLTGGFAVSEALLEQHPMLMLAP